Genomic DNA from Desulfuromonadales bacterium:
CCGCTGCCGTTCGAGAGAAGGTCGACTTCGTCCTCATCGGCGGCGACCTCTTCCACACGGGGCAGATTCTCCCCCGGACCTTCGCCGCGGCCATCGAAATACTGCAGCCGCTCAAGGACGCCGGTATCCCCTGCATCGCCGTCGAGGGAAACCACGACTGGATCCATCGTCGGGACAGCATTTCGTGGCTGGAGGCGCTCTCGCAGATGGGCTATCTGCGCCTGTTGCGCCCGGCGCGCACGGGGGACGGCGGCTATCGTTTCGATCCCTTCGACGAGGCGACCGGCATGGGAGGGCACCTCGAGATCGGCGGACTCAACATCTACGGCCTCGGCTACCTCGGTGCCCAGGCCGGCAGCCACGTGCCGCGCATTTGCCAGGCGGTGACCACGGAGAACAATCTGCTCCTCTTTCACGTCGGCATCTGGCAGTATTCGCCGGTGGAGATCGGCAACATGCAGCCGGCGGAGGCTCTCCCGCTCGCCGACACCTTCGGCTACGTCGCCCTCGGCCACGGTCACAAGCCCTACGTCGTTGCCACCCCCGACGGCCGCCCCTACGCCTTCAACCCCGGCTCACCCGAGAGGGTCAATTTCGGCGAGGAGCGCTATGACAAGGGGTATTACCTGGTGACCGCCGCCGATGGCGGGTTCGTCCATGAATTCCACCGCACCGACCCCCGGCCGATGCTATCGGCGATTATCGACCTCGACGGAGCAGAGGATGCCGAGTCGGCCCTGTCGCGCTTCCGCGAACAGGTGGCGGTCCGGTGCGCCGGCCAGGAGGAGGCGCGCCGACCGCTGCTCGACCTCAAACTCACCGGCCGGGTCCGTTTCCATCCTTTCGAACTCGGTCGCGAGCGCCTGCGCCTGGCGCTGGAGGAGATCGCTCGTCCCCTGCACGTGGAAATCCGCAACCACCTCTCCCTGGTTGTCCGCAGCGGGGAGGGGGAATCAGTCAAGCGGAGCCTGGCTGAAATCGAGCGTGATGTGCTCTGCGAGTTGGTCGGGGCGAAAAGCGAGTACCAGGGACGGGAAGCTGGGTTGGTGGAACTCTCTCTGGCGATCCGGGATCAAGTGCTCAAGGGAGATGTCGACGGGGAAGAGTTGCTGGGGCTTCTGGGGCAGTTTACGGAGCGCTCTGGTGCAGGGGGTGGGTAATCGTGTTGCCTGGTTTCCCAAGTGTTTCTGTGGCTGGCGACGCCAGCCATTTATTTTCCAACGGCATGCTCCTTTTGGGAGGTTCCGTTCCGCAGGTAATGGCCCATATACCCGAGTTTGGATGAGATGATTTCTCCCGTCTCCTTGAGCAGGGGGAGCAGTTGGTGTTCCAGTTTCTCCGCCGGCATGCGGAAATCCGGCCCGAGTAGTGCCAGCACGCCGGCCAGCTCTCCGGTGCCGTTGAACAGAGGAACGGCGGCACTGGTGATTCCCTCTCCGACTCCGTGCTGATCGATGCAGACCCCCTTGTGGCGGATGGCGGCCAGTTCCTCGGCAACGGCTGCGGCAGGAGCTGTCTTGGCGGCGCGCCCTTTCTCTTCCGTGCCGGTATTTTCGCCGAAGGTGAGGAATACCTTTCCCGCGGCGGTCGAAGCGAGGGGAAAGCGTTGCCCGACCAGGGAGACGATCTTGACCTTCTGGGCGCTGTCAACCATGTCGAGGAAGAGGCCTTCCTCGTGGCGCCGGACCGCGAGATAAGCGCTCTCGTTGCACTGGCGAACCATTTGTTCCATCACTGGCCGAGCCTTGCTCAGAAGCCGCATGCGGGAGAGAAACTTCTGGCTCATCTCGTAGATGGAGAGACCGAGGCGATACTTCCCAGAGGTCTCTTCCCGTTCGACGAAGCCGCGGTTCTCGAAGGTTGCCAGCAGTCGGAAAACGCTGGTCTTGTTCATGCCCAGTTTTTCACTCAGATGCGAGATGCGGAATTCATCCGTCTCCTCGCTGAGCGCCTCCAGAAGGTCGAGGGCGTTTTCGACGGAATGAATGGAATAGGAATCTTTTTCTCGGCTGGTCAAGAGAGATCTCCTGGGCTGTGCGAAGGGGCGCCGTCCCGCTTGCGAAGTTGCGGGCGGCAGCTGATATGAAGACAGTGCATAAAAAATAATACGACGTTTTATTTAAGTCAACAAAGATTTTCACCTCGCCGCAAACATGGTCTAATTTGATAATTACTTGTTATTGCAAAAGAAAAGCCGGATATCTACGGGAAATTGCTCGCATGATGAGTGTTTAATTTTTGTTGATGACTATCGTCGACATCTTTTTGTCTTTTTTATAAAAATAATGTTCTAATTCTTGAAGGCGTATCGACGCTTTTCGAGCAAAAGGCACGAGGAGTAAGCGCAGTCGACAGGTGGGCGTTAGCAGGTACGGAGCGGGTGCTTGTAGCGAGGGCAAGGACGCAGGTGCTGAAGGGTTGACAGGGAAAAAGCTTTAACGACTGCGAAGAAGCCTTTCGACGATGGGGTAATCGGCCGGCAGGAGGGCAAAGGAAGAGAGCTCTTCCAGCGCGACCCAGCGGTGCTCGGCTACCTGCAGGTTGCGGATTTCGCCGGCCAGAGGATGGCACTCAAAGGCGAGAATCAGCACCGGCCCCCAGTCGTAGCGATAGTAGGCAGTCTCGATGATATCCCCGACGGCGACTTCCAGGCCCAGTTCCTCGAGGATTTCGCGGCGCAGGCAGTTGCGGGGTGATTCGTTGCCGTCGAGCTTGCCGCCGGGGAATTCCCACATGCCGGCATGCGGTTTTCCTTCGGGCCGACGGGTGATCAGGACGGAATCATCGTTGCGGATGACGGCGGCAGTAACGACCAGAGGCTGCATCGATTGACCTTGGGGAGCTGAAATGGTAGGTGCGACGGCTCAGTATACCGTTTCGCTGTCGGCGGCCAAAGGGTTTTTTGCTGACAGGCCGCGCCGGGATATGGTAATAGATGACCCGCCGACTTCGGTCGGGATTCTGAAGCCAGCGGGAGAGACGGAGTCATGTACAAGCTGTCAGAAAAGGGGCGGGGCATTCGCGACATGTTCGATGCCATTGCTCCCCGCTACGATCTGCTCAACCGCCTGCTGTCGCTCGGCATAGATCGACGCTGGCGGACCTTCGCCGTCGGCC
This window encodes:
- a CDS encoding (deoxy)nucleoside triphosphate pyrophosphohydrolase; the protein is MQPLVVTAAVIRNDDSVLITRRPEGKPHAGMWEFPGGKLDGNESPRNCLRREILEELGLEVAVGDIIETAYYRYDWGPVLILAFECHPLAGEIRNLQVAEHRWVALEELSSFALLPADYPIVERLLRSR
- a CDS encoding exonuclease SbcCD subunit D is translated as MPIRFLHTADIHLGKTYRNSPGEAERFADFFRCLAGIVAAAVREKVDFVLIGGDLFHTGQILPRTFAAAIEILQPLKDAGIPCIAVEGNHDWIHRRDSISWLEALSQMGYLRLLRPARTGDGGYRFDPFDEATGMGGHLEIGGLNIYGLGYLGAQAGSHVPRICQAVTTENNLLLFHVGIWQYSPVEIGNMQPAEALPLADTFGYVALGHGHKPYVVATPDGRPYAFNPGSPERVNFGEERYDKGYYLVTAADGGFVHEFHRTDPRPMLSAIIDLDGAEDAESALSRFREQVAVRCAGQEEARRPLLDLKLTGRVRFHPFELGRERLRLALEEIARPLHVEIRNHLSLVVRSGEGESVKRSLAEIERDVLCELVGAKSEYQGREAGLVELSLAIRDQVLKGDVDGEELLGLLGQFTERSGAGGG
- a CDS encoding IclR family transcriptional regulator translates to MTSREKDSYSIHSVENALDLLEALSEETDEFRISHLSEKLGMNKTSVFRLLATFENRGFVEREETSGKYRLGLSIYEMSQKFLSRMRLLSKARPVMEQMVRQCNESAYLAVRRHEEGLFLDMVDSAQKVKIVSLVGQRFPLASTAAGKVFLTFGENTGTEEKGRAAKTAPAAAVAEELAAIRHKGVCIDQHGVGEGITSAAVPLFNGTGELAGVLALLGPDFRMPAEKLEHQLLPLLKETGEIISSKLGYMGHYLRNGTSQKEHAVGK